The following coding sequences are from one Capsicum annuum cultivar UCD-10X-F1 chromosome 3, UCD10Xv1.1, whole genome shotgun sequence window:
- the LOC107863324 gene encoding membrane steroid-binding protein 1 produces MAVELLETLKDSITAYTGLSPTTFFTVVAVALAFYYVVSEFFGSSDHAHQQRPRDFEEQMQPLPPPVQLGEISEHELKEYDGSDSKKPLLMAIKGQIYDVSQSRMFYGPGGPYALFAGKDASRALAKMSFEEKDLTGDISGLGPFELEALQDWEYRFMSKYVKVGTIKQTVPVSDAAPNGESVESTDGEAKPTEAVASESAKPSEDGPSGSVVAETVDKSDGDVDKKD; encoded by the exons ATGGCTGTAGAGCTATTGGAAACACTCAAAGATTCAATTACAGCTTACACTGGTCTTTCTCCAACTACCTTTTTTACAGTGGTTGCTGTAGCACTTGCTTTCTACTATGTTGTCTCCGAGTTTTTTGGTTCATCTGATCATGCTCATCAACAGAGACCTAGAGATTTCGAAGAACAGATGCAGCCTCTGCCACCACCAGTTCAGCTTGGAGAGATTTCTGAACACGAGTTGAAGGAGTATGATGGCTCTGATTCGAAGAAGCCTTTGTTGATGGCTATTAAGGGTCAGATCTATGATGTTTCTCAGAGCAG AATGTTCTATGGACCTGGAGGACCTTATGCGTTATTTGCTGGAAAGGATGCCAGTAGAGCTCTCGCCAAGATGTCCTTTGAGGAAAAAGATCTCACTGGTGATATCTCTGGCCTTGGTCCATTTGAGCTTGAGGCCTTGCAAGATTGGGAGTATAGATTCATGAGCAAGTATGTCAAGGTTGGGACTATCAAGCAGACAGTGCCAGTAAGTGATGCTGCACCTAATGGTGAATCTGTTGAATCAACTGATGGTGAAGCTAAGCCAACAGAAgctgttgcatcagagagcgctaAGCCTTCGGAAGATGGTCCATCTGGAAGTGTTGTTGCTGAAACCGTGGACAAG